One part of the Dermacentor silvarum isolate Dsil-2018 chromosome 6, BIME_Dsil_1.4, whole genome shotgun sequence genome encodes these proteins:
- the LOC119455833 gene encoding guanosine-3',5'-bis(diphosphate) 3'-pyrophosphohydrolase MESH1 isoform X1 codes for MEEQVAKALIETVNFAAVKHRKQRRKDEDATPYINHPIGVARILTHEANIYDIPTLQAAILHDTVEDTDTTFEEIERNFGSKVRSIVEEVTDDKSLPKQVRKQLQIEHASSCSREAKLVKLADKLYNLRDLQRCTPIGWSRSRVQEYFEWAEKVVHGLRGTNKPMEDALDEVLKKSNKTRYHDFSGTATSIANWVKLHCHTRVCA; via the exons ATGGAGGAACAGGTAGCAAAGGCTCTGATTGAAACAGTTAACTTTGCTGCTGTAAAGCACAGGAAACAGCGCAGGAAAGACGAAGACGCAACACCTTACATCAACCATCCCATCG GTGTTGCCAGAATCCTTACTCACGAAGCGAACATCTATGATATCCCAACGTTGCAG GCTGCAATCTTGCATGACACGGTTGAAGACACAGATACTACGTTCGAGGAGATTGAGCGAAACTTTGGCAGCAAAGTGCGCTCCATTGTAGAAGAAGTGACAGATGACAAGAGCCTGCCAAAGCAAGTCCGGAAGCAGCTGCAGATCGAGCATGCATCAAGTTGCAGCCGAGAGGCAAAACTTGTGAAGCTTGCCGACAAACTGTACAACCTGCGGGACCTCCAGCGGTGCACACCAATAGGCTGGAGCCGCAGCCGAGTGCAAGAGTATTTCGAGTGGGCAGAGAAAGTAGTGCACGGACTCCGTGGAACCAACAAACCAATGGAGGATGCTTTGGATGAAGTGCTGAAG AAATCTAACAAGACACGCTACCATGATTTCTCAGGTACAGCTACTAGTATAGCAAATTGGGTCAAGCTTCACTGCCATACCAGGGTTTGTGCATGA